A DNA window from Microcystis aeruginosa NIES-843 contains the following coding sequences:
- the glmM gene encoding phosphoglucosamine mutase, producing MVASLSYQNGQKARSHPLLSLAGLIELPPSPLFGTDGIRGQVGELLTAPLALQIGFWAGQVLKNQAGVTKPIIIGQDSRNSSDMLANAITAGLTWAGIEVWQLGLCPTPCVAYLTRESEAMGGIMISASHNPPEDNGIKFFDSSGLKLSGTLAGQIEAGLRGNLELADNSVNWGKATFCPELIQKYYQAVIASVGTDINLSGLKIVLDLAWGAAVNLAPLVFQTVGAEVICLHDRADGDRINVNCGSTHLESLQAAVINQQADLGFAFDGDADRVLAVDSQGRVVDGDYILYFWGRSLLEAGQLPDGLLVATVMANLGFERAWQKLGGQFLRTAVGDQHVQAQMWETGAMLGGEQSGHILCHHYGVSGDGMQTALHLAALVQKSAVSLANLVDHSFVTYPQILRNVRVEDREVRRNWQQCEPLRREIRKAETAMAEKGRILVRASGTEPLIRVMVEAETLELANFWTERLVAAVRSYLL from the coding sequence ATGGTAGCTTCTCTATCTTATCAAAATGGGCAAAAAGCTCGATCGCATCCCCTGTTATCCTTAGCGGGTTTAATCGAATTACCGCCATCTCCCCTGTTTGGCACGGACGGAATTCGCGGCCAAGTGGGAGAATTATTAACTGCCCCCCTAGCGCTACAAATCGGATTTTGGGCGGGACAGGTATTAAAAAATCAGGCTGGTGTCACCAAACCGATAATTATCGGTCAAGATTCCCGTAATTCCAGTGATATGTTAGCCAATGCTATCACTGCGGGTTTAACTTGGGCGGGAATAGAAGTCTGGCAACTGGGATTATGTCCCACTCCCTGCGTCGCCTATTTAACCAGAGAAAGCGAAGCGATGGGTGGGATCATGATTTCTGCCAGTCATAATCCTCCCGAAGATAACGGCATTAAATTTTTTGACAGCAGCGGTTTAAAATTATCCGGCACTTTAGCCGGACAGATAGAAGCGGGTTTAAGAGGCAATTTAGAATTAGCGGATAACTCAGTAAATTGGGGAAAAGCGACTTTTTGTCCCGAATTAATCCAAAAATACTATCAAGCTGTGATTGCTTCCGTCGGGACGGATATTAACCTATCGGGATTAAAAATAGTTTTAGATCTAGCTTGGGGGGCAGCCGTTAACCTAGCACCTTTAGTATTCCAAACCGTGGGGGCGGAAGTTATCTGCCTACACGATCGAGCCGACGGCGATCGCATTAACGTTAATTGTGGTTCTACCCATTTAGAAAGCTTACAGGCGGCGGTGATTAATCAGCAAGCGGATTTAGGGTTTGCCTTCGATGGCGATGCCGATCGAGTCCTGGCCGTGGATAGTCAAGGTAGAGTAGTAGATGGCGATTATATCCTCTATTTTTGGGGTCGTTCCCTCTTAGAAGCCGGACAGCTACCCGATGGGTTATTAGTAGCAACGGTGATGGCTAATTTAGGTTTTGAACGCGCTTGGCAAAAACTGGGGGGTCAATTCTTGCGGACTGCCGTGGGCGATCAGCACGTTCAGGCGCAAATGTGGGAAACTGGAGCCATGCTAGGGGGTGAACAATCTGGTCATATCCTCTGCCATCATTACGGGGTTTCTGGGGATGGAATGCAAACCGCCCTACATTTAGCGGCTTTAGTGCAGAAATCGGCGGTTTCCTTGGCTAACTTAGTCGATCATAGCTTTGTCACCTATCCGCAGATTTTACGCAATGTGCGGGTGGAAGATAGAGAAGTGCGACGTAATTGGCAGCAATGTGAACCTTTGCGGCGAGAAATCCGCAAAGCTGAGACAGCTATGGCAGAAAAAGGCAGAATTTTGGTGCGCGCTTCCGGGACAGAACCCTTAATTCGGGTGATGGTGGAAGCAGAAACCCTAGAATTAGCCAATTTTTGGACAGAAAGGCTAGTGGCAGCGGTGCGAAGCTATCTTTTGTAG
- a CDS encoding RRXRR domain-containing protein translates to MARVPVISKDGKSLMPTKPSRARRWIKEGKAIGKFNDLGIFYVQLIDEPSDSKTQPIAIGIDPGQLFSGIGVQSSLFTLWKAHLELPFKRVKERMDNRRLMRRGRRKRRINRQLSFNLRAHRQQRFSNRKQGKLAPSIRANRQLELRVVSELTKIYPITDIYFEYVKADVDLTSGRKGAKSGKGFSSVMVGQKWAIEQLSQLATVHTRFGWQTSNLRKYLGLEKSKNKAEQSPESHANDGIALACFQFLDYWPFHNYNGHGYDWKGSVKVTNAPFAVIKRPPISRRQLHLMVFSKGGKRRKYGGSTTRHGFRKGDLVSSPKGIGYISGDTEKQLSVSDTNGQRLGQIAVSKIQLIRRSNGLIVSR, encoded by the coding sequence ATGGCAAGAGTTCCTGTTATCTCAAAAGACGGAAAGTCGTTGATGCCCACTAAACCCAGTCGGGCCAGACGGTGGATTAAAGAAGGAAAAGCTATCGGTAAATTCAACGACTTAGGTATTTTCTATGTCCAGCTAATCGATGAACCTTCCGATAGTAAAACCCAACCGATTGCCATTGGTATTGACCCGGGTCAATTATTCTCTGGAATTGGCGTTCAATCCTCTCTTTTTACTCTTTGGAAGGCTCACTTAGAACTTCCTTTTAAACGAGTAAAAGAGCGCATGGACAATAGACGGTTAATGCGAAGAGGACGTAGAAAAAGACGGATTAACCGCCAACTTTCTTTTAATCTAAGAGCGCATCGACAACAACGATTCTCAAATAGAAAACAAGGAAAATTAGCTCCCTCAATCAGAGCTAATCGTCAACTTGAACTTCGCGTCGTTTCCGAACTAACCAAAATCTATCCAATTACTGACATTTACTTTGAGTATGTCAAAGCCGATGTTGATTTAACTTCCGGTAGAAAAGGAGCTAAGTCTGGAAAAGGTTTCTCGTCGGTTATGGTCGGACAGAAATGGGCAATTGAGCAACTGTCTCAATTGGCAACAGTCCATACTCGCTTTGGTTGGCAAACCTCTAATCTCAGAAAATATTTGGGACTAGAAAAGTCCAAAAATAAAGCAGAACAATCACCAGAAAGCCATGCTAACGATGGCATTGCTCTTGCCTGTTTTCAATTTTTAGATTATTGGCCATTCCACAATTATAATGGACATGGATATGATTGGAAGGGTTCTGTTAAAGTAACAAACGCTCCCTTTGCTGTCATCAAACGTCCTCCTATTAGTCGTCGTCAACTTCACCTGATGGTTTTTTCTAAAGGTGGTAAACGACGTAAATATGGTGGCTCTACCACAAGACATGGGTTCCGTAAAGGAGATTTAGTTTCTTCTCCCAAAGGAATTGGTTATATTAGTGGAGATACCGAAAAACAGCTATCTGTAAGCGATACCAATGGTCAACGATTGGGACAGATAGCTGTTAGCAAGATTCAGTTAATTCGTCGTTCTAACGGTTTAATTGTTTCTCGCTAA
- the hpsL gene encoding hormogonium polysaccharide biosynthesis protein HpsL: protein MTGLSIDRQKKKHKQGQTKADSPPLNIKEKLALKKEERQKKQKLTGLIVFAICVAILLGFPLSLLFDANIGAAVSLALILVVFSFSYPRMALWAFIIYVPFTGTIIYWLGGSPILQLSKDIFYLPALIALVLECRKKQLPIIVPKQLGTTLLLIFVFCVVCLLAVNLQRQFLPTCASVEGLRVFSNGFLFRVPCRESEPFLQGILGFKVLLGYVPLIFCTYYLIKDKPTLLFFGRLLVTLAIICCVLGLMQYWMLKTGRCVGTRGLVSEALFKANLEARCLIGGALVYSPEVNMIRLPGTFVSPWHWAWFLVSSAVVCYASAFSEISQKWRLAALVGLTLVFINAVVSGQRLAFFAVPMIIGLMTIITGQIANLKRFLPIIFASALLLAIGFSFLNPDFVQQRYDSAISRWQSSPPTAFLQEQLDFAIRNQGGILGRGLGVATSAARFFGDISFVETYHSKVLFELGYIGFALYMIFMTHLVYLAFRTYRSLKDPTLRGFAGSYWVLLLFVAYLPYWYALDTDPVGVYYWIFAGVIFRLPVIEKQEKEAKILAGETATKSSKKGLNFKRKGVSLA from the coding sequence ATGACCGGACTAAGTATCGATCGCCAGAAAAAAAAGCATAAACAGGGCCAAACAAAAGCTGATAGTCCCCCGCTTAACATCAAAGAGAAACTTGCCCTCAAAAAAGAAGAAAGGCAAAAGAAACAAAAATTAACGGGGTTAATTGTTTTTGCCATTTGTGTAGCAATTTTGCTCGGATTCCCCCTCAGCTTATTATTTGATGCCAACATAGGAGCTGCAGTAAGTTTAGCCTTAATTTTAGTAGTTTTCTCCTTTAGCTATCCTCGCATGGCTCTTTGGGCATTTATTATCTATGTCCCCTTCACTGGCACTATTATCTATTGGTTGGGAGGTAGTCCAATCCTCCAGCTTAGTAAAGATATCTTTTATCTACCCGCTTTAATCGCCTTAGTTTTAGAATGTCGAAAAAAGCAATTACCGATTATTGTCCCCAAACAATTAGGTACAACCCTATTATTAATCTTTGTTTTCTGTGTAGTTTGTCTATTAGCCGTCAATTTACAGAGACAATTTCTGCCTACTTGTGCATCTGTAGAAGGACTGAGAGTTTTCAGCAACGGCTTTTTGTTTCGGGTTCCCTGTCGGGAAAGTGAGCCTTTTCTGCAAGGAATATTAGGATTTAAAGTTTTGCTGGGTTATGTCCCCTTGATCTTCTGCACTTATTACTTAATCAAAGACAAACCGACCCTATTATTTTTTGGTCGTCTTTTAGTGACTTTAGCGATTATTTGTTGTGTTCTAGGACTAATGCAATACTGGATGCTGAAAACCGGTCGTTGTGTAGGAACTAGAGGCCTTGTATCTGAGGCACTATTCAAAGCCAACTTAGAGGCAAGGTGTTTGATTGGTGGGGCGTTAGTGTATAGTCCGGAAGTAAATATGATCCGCCTACCGGGTACCTTTGTTTCTCCCTGGCACTGGGCTTGGTTTTTGGTCTCTAGTGCCGTAGTTTGTTATGCCAGTGCCTTTAGTGAAATTTCCCAAAAATGGCGACTAGCAGCCCTAGTAGGTTTAACCCTAGTTTTTATTAATGCAGTGGTCTCCGGGCAAAGATTAGCTTTCTTTGCTGTACCGATGATTATTGGTCTGATGACGATTATTACGGGACAAATCGCTAACTTAAAACGATTTTTGCCGATCATTTTTGCCTCGGCTTTACTTCTAGCTATCGGTTTTTCTTTCCTTAACCCGGATTTTGTCCAACAACGCTACGATAGTGCCATCAGCCGTTGGCAAAGCAGTCCCCCCACCGCTTTTCTTCAAGAACAGTTGGATTTTGCTATCCGTAATCAGGGCGGTATTTTAGGTCGTGGACTTGGTGTGGCCACGTCTGCTGCTAGGTTTTTCGGTGATATTTCCTTTGTGGAAACCTATCATAGTAAAGTTTTATTCGAGTTGGGATACATTGGTTTTGCCTTGTACATGATATTCATGACCCATCTAGTTTATCTGGCCTTCCGCACCTATCGTTCCCTCAAAGATCCGACTCTGCGAGGTTTTGCCGGTAGTTATTGGGTTTTGCTGCTCTTTGTTGCCTATCTTCCCTATTGGTATGCCCTCGATACAGATCCTGTGGGCGTTTATTACTGGATATTTGCGGGCGTAATTTTTAGATTACCCGTGATCGAAAAACAGGAAAAAGAAGCCAAAATTCTGGCGGGGGAAACCGCCACAAAATCCTCCAAAAAGGGCTTAAATTTTAAACGCAAAGGTGTTTCTTTAGCTTGA
- the hpsN gene encoding hormogonium polysaccharide biosynthesis glycosyltransferase HpsN, whose product MNFPSISVIIPTYRREEPLKDTLDDLLKQDYPDFEVLVIDQTATHSPAIQSYLENLANQHKISWYRLDWASLPGARNYGVRRTQGDIVLFIDDDVRLPDNYLKAHSENFVKNPEIGVVAGRVFDRMKLGDSQKMVTDTGKPYEIDFLPPQAMDPGIAWYYIDLVHTTKPQQVISARGCNMSFRKDIFTKYGIWFDERFRGSAVREESDFCLRLRQTPYHVWYDPTAYLVHLGEETGGCHDISTRSLSYQTTFYHNHFLMALKNLTPAQQLRLYAKLFDCHVLGNPPCNKGGSPIKILSRGIFYSLGFLDALKTQVKSLWNDGQIYTKLDHL is encoded by the coding sequence ATGAATTTTCCCTCGATTTCTGTGATCATACCCACCTATCGACGCGAAGAGCCTCTTAAAGATACCCTCGATGACCTACTCAAACAAGATTATCCCGATTTTGAGGTATTAGTTATCGACCAGACCGCTACCCACAGCCCCGCCATACAATCCTATCTGGAAAATCTGGCTAATCAGCACAAAATTAGCTGGTATCGGCTGGATTGGGCGAGTTTACCCGGTGCGAGAAATTATGGAGTCCGTCGCACCCAAGGCGATATCGTTCTTTTTATCGATGATGATGTGCGGCTACCGGATAATTATCTCAAAGCACATAGTGAGAATTTTGTCAAGAACCCTGAGATAGGTGTAGTGGCAGGTCGGGTATTCGATCGCATGAAATTGGGTGACTCCCAAAAAATGGTGACAGATACCGGCAAACCCTACGAAATCGACTTTTTACCCCCCCAAGCCATGGATCCAGGCATTGCTTGGTATTACATCGATCTTGTCCACACCACTAAACCCCAGCAGGTAATCTCGGCCCGGGGCTGTAATATGTCTTTCCGGAAGGATATATTTACGAAATACGGCATTTGGTTCGATGAACGCTTTCGTGGCAGTGCCGTGCGCGAGGAATCGGATTTTTGCTTAAGGTTACGCCAGACTCCCTATCATGTCTGGTACGATCCCACCGCTTATCTGGTTCATTTAGGGGAAGAAACCGGCGGCTGTCATGATATTAGCACTCGTTCTTTGAGTTATCAGACGACTTTTTATCATAATCACTTTCTGATGGCCCTGAAAAATCTCACTCCCGCTCAACAATTGCGACTCTACGCTAAATTATTTGATTGTCACGTTCTTGGCAATCCTCCCTGTAATAAAGGTGGTTCCCCGATTAAAATACTCTCTAGGGGAATTTTTTATAGTTTAGGTTTTCTTGATGCTCTGAAAACTCAAGTAAAGTCCCTCTGGAATGATGGCCAAATTTATACAAAACTAGATCATCTATGA
- the hpsO gene encoding hormogonium polysaccharide biosynthesis glycosyltransferase HpsO, with translation MKILVASHTYIVDLNCEKLRALTRLNPNIEVTIVVPQRWQPGGVQNKIIESQPKIADNFCVIPISNFSQNNQSLLTFGTDIIPLLQKFRPDIIQVEQGSKSLAYAQFITLNRLLNLQAKNVFFTWWNLPYTPKFPISWLEAYNLKNTDGLIAGNQDGVDVLKERGYRGKYTVLPQLGVDEVLFSPGKQPDLARSLGIENDEFVIGFIGRFVEEKGILTLIKAASKLTGKWKLLLLGRGILKDKIVSEARAVGISDRLMIVESVPHDQVVNYLNLMNTLVLPSEITYQVKTLTAVGWKEQFGHVLIEAMACQVPVIGSDSGEIPFVIADTGLIFPEKDGEALAKSIQTLLDNPSFAQELGQRGYQRVMTNYTNKALAQKQLDFYQQLLPR, from the coding sequence ATGAAAATTTTAGTCGCTAGTCATACATATATAGTTGATCTCAACTGTGAGAAACTGCGCGCCCTGACAAGATTAAATCCCAATATTGAAGTTACTATTGTTGTTCCCCAACGTTGGCAACCGGGAGGAGTCCAAAATAAAATCATTGAAAGTCAACCGAAAATAGCCGACAATTTCTGCGTCATTCCTATCTCTAATTTTAGCCAAAATAATCAATCTTTATTAACTTTTGGCACTGATATAATTCCTTTATTGCAAAAATTTAGACCTGATATTATTCAAGTGGAACAGGGTTCTAAATCTCTCGCTTATGCTCAATTTATTACTCTGAATCGTCTCTTAAATCTACAGGCTAAAAATGTATTTTTTACCTGGTGGAATCTTCCCTATACTCCTAAATTTCCCATCTCTTGGTTAGAAGCTTATAACCTGAAAAATACCGATGGTTTAATCGCCGGTAATCAGGACGGGGTAGATGTTTTAAAAGAACGGGGTTACAGGGGTAAATACACCGTTTTACCGCAATTAGGAGTGGATGAAGTCCTTTTTTCCCCTGGCAAGCAACCCGATTTAGCCCGATCTTTAGGCATTGAAAACGATGAATTCGTGATTGGTTTTATCGGTCGTTTTGTGGAAGAAAAAGGCATTCTAACGCTGATTAAAGCTGCATCTAAATTAACAGGTAAGTGGAAATTATTACTGTTAGGTCGGGGCATCCTGAAAGATAAAATAGTCAGCGAAGCTAGAGCCGTAGGAATAAGCGATCGCTTGATGATAGTGGAAAGTGTTCCCCACGATCAAGTAGTTAATTATCTTAACCTGATGAACACTTTAGTTTTGCCTTCAGAAATCACCTATCAGGTCAAAACCTTAACTGCCGTCGGTTGGAAAGAACAATTCGGTCATGTCTTAATTGAAGCTATGGCCTGTCAGGTTCCTGTTATTGGTTCTGATTCGGGAGAAATCCCCTTTGTTATTGCTGATACGGGTTTAATTTTTCCCGAAAAAGATGGGGAGGCACTGGCTAAATCTATACAAACTCTCTTAGATAATCCCAGCTTCGCTCAAGAATTAGGCCAGAGGGGTTATCAGAGAGTAATGACCAATTATACTAATAAAGCCCTCGCTCAAAAACAATTGGATTTCTATCAACAATTACTCCCTCGGTGA
- a CDS encoding sigma-70 family RNA polymerase sigma factor, translated as MIEVITEKQTSVSDRELILKCQRGDRGAFRHLYRLYQPKIRSTLYQLCGREFLEDFVQEVFLRLWRGLPKLRSPEYFSTWVYRITWNVAIDGRRQLAKRQMRMAKSTDEENSLDSESRPQDSPDLMQLHYEDVVRQGLEILSLEHRAVLVLHDLEDLPQKEIAQILEIPLGTVKSRLHYARKTMGQFLQKQGVL; from the coding sequence ATGATCGAGGTGATAACCGAGAAGCAAACAAGTGTGAGCGATCGAGAGTTAATCTTAAAATGTCAAAGGGGTGATCGGGGCGCTTTTCGTCACCTTTACCGTCTTTATCAACCAAAAATCCGCTCTACTCTCTATCAACTCTGTGGAAGGGAATTCCTAGAGGATTTTGTCCAAGAGGTATTTTTAAGACTGTGGCGCGGGTTGCCGAAATTGCGTTCACCTGAATACTTTTCCACTTGGGTTTATCGGATCACTTGGAATGTGGCGATCGATGGTCGGCGACAATTAGCCAAAAGACAAATGAGGATGGCCAAAAGCACTGATGAGGAAAACTCCCTTGATAGCGAATCCCGTCCCCAAGATAGTCCCGATTTGATGCAATTGCATTATGAGGATGTGGTCCGACAAGGGTTAGAAATTCTCAGTTTAGAACATCGCGCTGTCCTTGTCCTTCACGATCTAGAGGACTTACCCCAAAAGGAAATCGCCCAAATCTTAGAAATTCCCCTCGGTACGGTGAAATCACGTCTTCATTATGCGCGTAAAACCATGGGTCAATTTTTGCAAAAACAAGGAGTTCTCTAA
- a CDS encoding Spy/CpxP family protein refolding chaperone, with protein MSLSTLSILGTTMALTLAANLVPTATVLSYPQDRLFIAQTSSPQRPESRRVNNSRERLIEQLNLTDDQKSKIAAIRQKYRGQMQKLRETMRSNQQELNSLLSNNASDRDIRSKHQQISRNRQEISNLQFESFLEIRQVLTPAQRTEFSQLMQERCPNSRNCGRQ; from the coding sequence ATGTCCCTTTCTACTCTCTCGATTCTCGGCACAACCATGGCTTTAACTCTGGCGGCTAACCTAGTCCCAACTGCCACTGTGCTATCCTATCCCCAAGATCGTCTATTTATCGCTCAAACTAGCTCTCCCCAGCGTCCTGAGAGTCGTCGAGTGAATAATTCTCGAGAAAGACTAATCGAACAATTAAACCTTACCGATGACCAAAAGTCGAAAATTGCCGCTATTCGTCAGAAATACCGGGGACAAATGCAAAAATTGCGAGAAACCATGAGAAGCAACCAACAAGAATTAAATAGTTTATTATCGAATAATGCCTCCGATCGAGATATCCGTTCTAAACATCAGCAAATCTCTCGGAATCGCCAAGAAATCAGTAACCTGCAATTTGAGAGTTTTTTGGAAATTCGCCAAGTGTTAACTCCCGCTCAAAGAACGGAATTTTCCCAATTAATGCAGGAACGTTGCCCTAATTCCCGCAATTGTGGGCGACAATAA
- a CDS encoding NAD-dependent epimerase/dehydratase family protein: protein MRVLVIGGDGYCGWATALHLSNRGYEVGILDSLVRRYWDLQLGCDTLTPIAPISHRIQRWQDLTGKSLDLFVGDINNYDFLIQSLRQFQPDAIVHFGEQRSAPFSMIDREHAVLTQVNNVVGNLNILYAMKEEFPEAHLVKLGTMGEYGTPNIDIEEGYITIEHNGRKDTLPYPKQPGSMYHLSKVHDSHNIHFACRMWGLKATDLNQGVVYGVLTEETGMDEMLINRLDYDGVFGTALNRFCIQAAIGHPLTVYGKGGQTRGFLDIRDTVGCLELAIANPAQSGEFRVFNQFTELFSVGDLALMVKKAGSALGLNVEINNLDNPRIELEEHYFKAKNTKLLDLGLQPHYLSDSLLDSLLNFATKYKNRVDLNHILPKVTWKR from the coding sequence ATGAGAGTTTTGGTTATTGGCGGAGACGGCTATTGTGGTTGGGCAACGGCACTCCATCTATCAAATAGAGGTTACGAAGTAGGCATACTTGATAGTTTAGTTCGTCGCTATTGGGACTTACAATTAGGCTGCGATACCTTAACACCGATCGCACCCATATCTCATCGGATTCAACGCTGGCAAGATCTGACGGGAAAATCGCTCGATCTTTTTGTCGGGGATATCAATAACTACGACTTTTTGATTCAATCCCTGCGACAGTTTCAACCGGATGCGATTGTTCACTTCGGAGAACAGAGATCTGCACCCTTCTCCATGATTGATCGCGAACACGCAGTTTTAACCCAAGTTAACAACGTTGTTGGCAATTTAAACATCCTCTACGCAATGAAAGAGGAATTTCCCGAAGCGCACCTAGTGAAACTGGGAACCATGGGTGAGTATGGCACACCTAATATAGATATTGAAGAAGGCTACATCACGATCGAACATAACGGTCGTAAGGATACTTTACCCTATCCCAAACAGCCTGGTAGTATGTACCATCTCAGCAAAGTCCACGATAGCCATAATATCCATTTTGCCTGTCGGATGTGGGGTTTAAAAGCCACAGATCTCAATCAAGGGGTGGTTTATGGAGTCCTCACCGAAGAAACGGGAATGGATGAGATGTTAATTAACCGTCTCGATTACGATGGGGTTTTTGGTACTGCTTTAAACCGTTTTTGTATTCAAGCGGCGATCGGTCATCCCCTGACAGTGTACGGTAAAGGTGGTCAAACGCGGGGATTTTTAGATATCCGCGATACCGTGGGTTGTTTGGAATTAGCGATCGCTAATCCCGCTCAATCGGGGGAATTCCGCGTCTTTAACCAATTTACCGAACTGTTTAGCGTCGGTGACTTGGCACTGATGGTTAAAAAAGCTGGTTCTGCCTTAGGGTTAAATGTGGAGATTAACAATCTTGACAACCCACGCATCGAGTTAGAGGAACATTATTTCAAGGCTAAAAACACGAAATTACTCGATCTAGGCCTACAACCTCACTATCTCTCCGATTCTCTCCTCGATTCCCTCTTGAACTTCGCCACCAAATATAAAAATCGAGTAGATCTGAATCATATCCTACCAAAAGTCACTTGGAAACGATAA